The proteins below are encoded in one region of uncultured Eubacteriales bacterium:
- a CDS encoding conserved hypothetical protein (Evidence 4 : Homologs of previously reported genes of unknown function), with protein sequence MDQSKLIDEIVSRVAAKLAESGEVAATCGACADAAKPGLLILTQQHGEVCHAGLESEALHKCFRTDCALLHDYQVNIADYDVVVLYQLTNETLGKLACGVCDTPYTKLATQAILMGKRIYVPTEEVELFRYASTAPAAYYAMMKEKLDLLTRSGMTISAQGNLERAILSGCTCPGPVPSAPAGPCSLISDRPCPERQQELSLTKRVLTERDVSAAIEGRFSRIRLPAKCIVTSLAQDYAKDHGISLVRE encoded by the coding sequence ATGGACCAAAGCAAGCTCATCGACGAGATCGTATCCCGCGTGGCGGCAAAGCTGGCCGAGTCCGGAGAAGTTGCCGCCACCTGCGGCGCCTGCGCCGACGCTGCCAAGCCCGGTCTGCTCATCCTCACCCAGCAGCATGGCGAAGTCTGCCATGCCGGACTGGAGAGCGAAGCACTGCATAAGTGCTTCCGCACCGACTGCGCCCTCCTCCACGACTATCAGGTGAACATAGCGGACTATGACGTCGTTGTCCTCTACCAGCTCACCAACGAAACGCTTGGCAAACTGGCCTGCGGCGTGTGCGACACTCCGTATACCAAGCTCGCCACCCAGGCGATTTTGATGGGCAAGCGCATCTACGTGCCCACCGAAGAGGTGGAGCTCTTCCGCTACGCCTCCACCGCTCCCGCCGCCTATTATGCCATGATGAAGGAGAAACTGGACCTGCTGACCCGCTCGGGCATGACCATCAGCGCCCAGGGCAATCTGGAGCGTGCCATCCTGTCCGGCTGCACCTGCCCCGGGCCCGTGCCCAGTGCCCCCGCAGGTCCCTGTTCCCTGATCTCCGACCGGCCCTGCCCGGAGCGCCAGCAGGAGCTAAGCCTCACCAAGCGCGTCCTCACCGAGCGGGACGTGTCCGCAGCCATCGAGGGACGTTTCTCCCGCATCCGTCTCCCCGCCAAGTGCATCGTCACGTCGCTGGCCCAGGATTACGCGAAGGACCACGGCATCAGCCTGGTGCGGGAGTGA
- the cchB gene encoding putative carboxysome-like ethanolaminosome structural protein, ethanolamine utilization protein (Evidence 3 : Function proposed based on presence of conserved amino acid motif, structural feature or limited homology; PubMedId : 10464203, 16291677; Product type ps : putative structure): MKVAKVIGTIWATRKEEKLAGIKLLLVQPLNVLDGKPDKTPMVAADIIGAGVGETVLIVGGSSARSAAGDMGIPVDASVVGIVDDQEIDFSVLS, translated from the coding sequence ATGAAAGTAGCGAAAGTCATCGGCACCATCTGGGCCACCCGCAAGGAGGAAAAGCTGGCGGGGATCAAGCTGCTGCTGGTGCAGCCGCTGAACGTACTGGACGGCAAGCCGGATAAGACCCCCATGGTCGCCGCCGACATCATCGGTGCGGGCGTGGGAGAGACAGTGCTCATCGTTGGCGGCAGCTCAGCCCGGAGCGCGGCCGGAGACATGGGCATCCCTGTGGACGCGTCGGTCGTCGGCATCGTGGACGACCAGGAGATCGACTTCAGCGTCCTGTCGTGA
- a CDS encoding Respiratory-chain NADH dehydrogenase subunit, whose amino-acid sequence MNLTEAVKAAGVVGAGGAGFPTHVKLAAQAEYLIVNAAECEPLIETDKYLCRTFPDQIIAAASAVAAQLGATHTVIALKAKYLAEIAALEDAIRRMNADVEIFRMKTFYPAGDEQTMVQQVTGRVVPERGLPLDVGCVVDNVGTLLGVLDAMDGTAVTEKYLSVVGEVKEPIMLRVPIGTSITECIAAAEPTIGDYAVIIGGPMMGKVLADRAAIDAAVVTKTTGNLLVLPRDHYLFHRAELSMSAIRAQTKSACIQCRMCTDLCPRYLIGHQIRPHLVMRNLWREPGMEDNEEFLRCFGDAANCCDCGICGLFSCPMGLSPQKVNGYIKGELRKRGLQVPRNMTPQTRETVESSKTPTDRLVARLGLAKYNGRHAHDCRTLTPETVFIPFQQHIGKSAAPVKAVGDAVKQGELLAAAAPDALSANIHASMDGVVTEITTAGARLRRKEA is encoded by the coding sequence ATGAATCTGACCGAAGCGGTGAAAGCCGCAGGGGTAGTCGGCGCCGGGGGCGCCGGCTTCCCCACCCATGTAAAGCTCGCGGCCCAGGCGGAGTACCTCATCGTCAACGCCGCCGAGTGCGAGCCCCTGATCGAGACGGATAAGTACCTATGCCGTACCTTTCCGGACCAGATCATCGCCGCCGCCTCGGCGGTGGCCGCCCAGTTGGGCGCAACGCACACCGTCATTGCCCTGAAGGCGAAATACCTCGCTGAGATTGCCGCCCTGGAGGACGCTATCCGCCGGATGAACGCCGACGTCGAGATCTTCCGGATGAAGACCTTCTACCCGGCCGGTGATGAACAGACCATGGTGCAGCAGGTGACGGGGCGGGTAGTCCCGGAGCGGGGCCTCCCGCTGGACGTTGGGTGCGTCGTGGATAACGTGGGCACCCTCCTAGGCGTCCTGGATGCCATGGACGGCACGGCCGTGACCGAGAAGTACCTCTCCGTAGTGGGCGAGGTAAAGGAACCAATCATGCTCCGCGTCCCCATCGGCACCTCCATCACAGAGTGCATCGCGGCTGCGGAGCCCACCATCGGAGACTATGCCGTCATCATCGGCGGGCCTATGATGGGCAAAGTCCTCGCTGACCGCGCGGCTATCGACGCAGCAGTGGTCACCAAGACCACAGGCAACCTGCTGGTCCTGCCAAGGGATCACTACCTCTTCCACCGCGCGGAGCTCTCCATGAGCGCCATCCGTGCCCAGACCAAGAGCGCCTGCATCCAGTGCCGCATGTGCACCGACCTGTGCCCCCGCTATCTGATCGGGCACCAGATCCGCCCCCATCTGGTTATGCGTAACCTATGGCGCGAACCTGGCATGGAGGATAATGAGGAGTTCCTGCGCTGCTTTGGGGACGCGGCTAACTGCTGTGACTGCGGCATCTGCGGGCTGTTCTCCTGCCCCATGGGTCTCTCCCCCCAAAAGGTGAACGGGTACATCAAGGGTGAGCTGCGCAAGCGCGGCCTTCAGGTTCCCCGCAACATGACCCCCCAGACCCGGGAGACGGTGGAGTCTTCTAAGACCCCCACCGACCGGCTGGTTGCCCGCCTGGGCCTGGCAAAGTACAATGGGCGCCACGCCCACGACTGCCGCACCCTGACGCCGGAGACCGTATTCATCCCCTTCCAGCAGCACATCGGCAAGAGCGCCGCACCAGTCAAGGCTGTGGGGGATGCGGTGAAGCAGGGGGAGCTGCTGGCGGCGGCCGCCCCCGACGCCCTCTCCGCTAACATCCACGCCAGCATGGACGGCGTGGTGACAGAAATCACCACGGCGGGAGCCCGGCTCCGCCGAAAGGAGGCATGA
- a CDS encoding BMC domain protein, translating into MSGMASAIGMVELTSIARGIETSDFMVKAAKVELIRSSTVCPGKYIVIIAGETGDVKASMEEGTKQGGEFVVNTLLLPNVHPQLIPAISMTTQVPPGGAVGVLEFYSIAAAITAADVAAKAANVTLIEVRIGYAIGGKGFVTLTGDVGAVRAAVAAAAQDAELLVGTAVIPRPAPQVFQSLL; encoded by the coding sequence ATGAGCGGTATGGCAAGCGCAATCGGCATGGTCGAGCTGACCAGCATCGCCCGAGGCATCGAGACCAGCGACTTCATGGTGAAGGCGGCCAAGGTGGAGCTCATCCGCTCCTCTACCGTCTGCCCCGGCAAGTACATCGTCATCATCGCCGGCGAAACCGGCGACGTGAAGGCGTCCATGGAGGAGGGGACCAAGCAGGGCGGGGAATTCGTGGTGAACACTCTCCTGCTCCCCAACGTCCACCCCCAGCTCATCCCCGCCATCAGCATGACCACCCAGGTGCCGCCCGGCGGCGCGGTGGGCGTGCTGGAGTTCTACTCCATCGCCGCCGCCATCACCGCCGCCGACGTGGCCGCCAAGGCGGCCAACGTGACCCTCATCGAGGTTCGCATCGGCTATGCCATTGGCGGCAAGGGGTTCGTGACCCTGACGGGAGACGTGGGGGCTGTCCGCGCGGCGGTGGCCGCGGCGGCGCAGGACGCAGAGCTGCTGGTGGGGACCGCCGTCATCCCGCGCCCCGCACCCCAGGTATTCCAATCCCTGCTGTAG
- the eutH gene encoding putative ethanolamine transporter (Evidence 3 : Function proposed based on presence of conserved amino acid motif, structural feature or limited homology; PubMedId : 10464203, 7868611; Product type pt : putative transporter), giving the protein MDFSELIAAADPGIFVESIKAWVSGLSINSVIMFIMMIFMIVGAVDKIRGNKLGYGEEFEAGFNAMGPLAIAMAGVVAAAPVLAMVLGPIIKPLYTLIGADASMFATTILACDMGGYPLAMQLASDTSIGNFAGLMLGTMMGPTIVFTIPVALSIIKKEDRPFLGAGVLAGLITIPIGCIVGGLVMNMTPYKMSIGRILINLVPVIIIAGLICVGLWFAPGKMINGFNKFGTGVTVVITVLTAIAVFQQITGIMLPVFSIMSEKDPTTGMSGLDSGLLVCGQIAIVLIGAFPMVKWITKTFGSALKKIGGALGMDENGSAGMVANLANNIAMFNIMGDMNPKGKLLNVAFAVSAAFVFGDHLGFTAGNEPEMIFPVIVGKLVAGVTAVILANILAPKLLSKIENTKM; this is encoded by the coding sequence ATGGATTTTAGTGAACTGATTGCCGCTGCCGACCCCGGTATTTTTGTCGAGAGTATCAAGGCCTGGGTCTCCGGGTTATCCATCAACTCCGTCATCATGTTCATCATGATGATCTTCATGATCGTGGGCGCGGTGGATAAAATCCGCGGCAATAAGCTCGGTTACGGCGAGGAATTCGAAGCCGGTTTCAACGCCATGGGCCCCCTGGCCATCGCCATGGCGGGCGTGGTGGCCGCCGCCCCCGTGCTGGCCATGGTCCTCGGGCCCATTATCAAGCCCCTATACACCCTCATCGGAGCCGACGCCTCCATGTTTGCCACCACTATCCTGGCCTGCGACATGGGTGGCTATCCTCTGGCGATGCAGCTGGCATCAGATACCTCCATCGGCAACTTTGCCGGCCTGATGCTGGGCACCATGATGGGCCCCACCATCGTGTTCACCATCCCTGTGGCCCTGTCCATCATTAAGAAAGAGGACCGTCCGTTCCTCGGCGCCGGTGTGCTGGCGGGTCTTATCACCATCCCCATCGGATGCATCGTGGGCGGCCTGGTCATGAACATGACGCCCTATAAGATGAGCATAGGCCGCATCCTCATCAATCTGGTCCCCGTCATCATTATCGCCGGACTCATCTGTGTGGGCCTGTGGTTCGCCCCCGGCAAGATGATCAACGGCTTTAACAAGTTCGGCACCGGCGTCACCGTGGTCATCACGGTCCTCACCGCCATCGCCGTCTTCCAGCAGATCACCGGCATTATGCTGCCCGTGTTCAGCATCATGTCCGAGAAGGATCCCACCACGGGTATGTCCGGCCTGGACAGCGGCCTGTTGGTCTGCGGGCAGATTGCCATCGTCCTCATCGGCGCTTTCCCCATGGTCAAGTGGATCACCAAGACCTTCGGCAGCGCCTTGAAGAAGATCGGCGGCGCCCTGGGCATGGATGAGAACGGCTCCGCCGGTATGGTCGCTAACCTCGCCAACAACATTGCCATGTTCAACATCATGGGCGACATGAACCCCAAGGGCAAGCTTCTCAACGTGGCCTTTGCCGTGTCCGCCGCCTTTGTCTTTGGTGACCACCTAGGCTTTACCGCCGGCAACGAGCCTGAGATGATCTTCCCCGTCATCGTCGGCAAGCTGGTAGCGGGCGTCA